A single genomic interval of Chitinophaga sp. 180180018-3 harbors:
- the cysS gene encoding cysteine--tRNA ligase: MSELRIYNSLHRQKEVFNPLHPGHVGMYVCGPTVSGESHLGHARPYITFDVVYRYLQFLGYKVRYVRNITDAGHFEEEGRAAEDKISKFAILEKLEPMELVQKYTNLYHWAMLQFNNLEPSIEPTATGHIIEQIEMIKTIIEKGYAYEVDGSVYFDVKKYAAGYNYGILSGRVLEDMLETTRELEGQDEKHNKADFALWKKAPPEHIMRWPSPWGEGFPGWHIECSAMSAKYLGSQFDIHGGGMDLQFPHHECEIAQSEIAHGDMMARYWMHNNMITINGRKMGKAYGNTIKLTEMFTGDNPQLEKPYSPMTIRFFVLQTHYRSTLDFSNEALQAAEKGLQRMWAAYETLQKLTYTPANGQPVNEELDKKVQEWCRECPEFMNDDFNTAKVLANLFELTPVINSLKGGQIKIHEISEDTFRLLQYTWKTYLIDILGVQQEAISGEDNKLDGVLKMLIEMRREAKSRKDYATSDRIRNELLSVGIQLKDEKDGSVSYTLQ, translated from the coding sequence ATGTCAGAACTCAGGATATATAATTCATTACACCGTCAGAAAGAAGTATTTAACCCATTACATCCCGGGCACGTAGGCATGTATGTATGCGGCCCTACCGTTTCAGGAGAATCACATCTCGGGCACGCCCGTCCTTATATTACTTTCGATGTAGTATACCGTTACCTGCAATTCCTTGGTTACAAGGTGCGTTATGTGCGGAATATCACCGACGCGGGGCATTTTGAAGAAGAAGGCCGCGCAGCGGAAGACAAGATCTCCAAGTTTGCCATACTGGAAAAGCTGGAGCCCATGGAGCTGGTGCAGAAATACACCAATCTGTATCACTGGGCCATGCTGCAGTTCAACAACCTGGAGCCCAGCATTGAGCCCACCGCTACGGGGCACATCATTGAGCAGATAGAGATGATCAAAACGATCATAGAAAAAGGTTACGCATATGAAGTAGACGGCAGTGTGTATTTTGATGTAAAGAAATATGCCGCCGGCTATAATTACGGTATACTCAGTGGCAGGGTACTGGAAGATATGCTGGAAACAACGAGAGAGCTCGAAGGGCAGGATGAAAAACATAATAAAGCGGATTTCGCACTTTGGAAGAAGGCGCCGCCGGAACATATCATGCGTTGGCCAAGCCCATGGGGAGAAGGTTTCCCGGGCTGGCATATTGAATGCTCTGCGATGAGTGCAAAATATCTCGGCTCCCAGTTCGACATACATGGAGGCGGAATGGATTTGCAGTTTCCACATCACGAATGTGAGATCGCGCAAAGTGAGATTGCCCACGGTGATATGATGGCCCGTTACTGGATGCATAACAATATGATTACCATCAACGGGCGCAAAATGGGCAAAGCATATGGTAACACCATTAAGCTGACAGAGATGTTCACCGGCGATAATCCGCAACTGGAGAAGCCATACAGTCCCATGACCATCCGCTTCTTCGTATTGCAGACCCATTACCGCAGTACACTGGATTTCTCTAATGAAGCCTTACAGGCTGCAGAAAAAGGATTACAGCGTATGTGGGCCGCTTATGAAACATTGCAAAAACTGACATACACCCCTGCAAACGGACAACCGGTTAATGAAGAACTGGACAAAAAAGTGCAGGAGTGGTGCCGGGAATGCCCGGAGTTCATGAACGACGACTTCAACACCGCTAAAGTGCTGGCGAATCTGTTTGAGCTGACACCGGTGATCAACTCCCTGAAAGGCGGGCAGATAAAGATTCATGAGATCAGTGAAGATACCTTCAGACTGCTGCAATATACGTGGAAAACTTACCTGATAGACATCCTGGGAGTACAACAGGAGGCCATCAGCGGGGAAGACAATAAACTGGACGGTGTATTGAAGATGCTGATTGAAATGCGGCGGGAAGCCAAAAGCCGGAAGGATTATGCCACTTCCGACAGGATCCGTAATGAATTGCTCTCAGTTGGTATTCAGCTGAAAGACGAGAAAGACGGTTCCGTATCTTATACGTTACAATAA
- a CDS encoding M28 family peptidase, with protein MRKALIALTALALTVGACQPNGTTTTDNSNDSTGAGKVARIEAPVPAFQVDSAYAYTAKQVSFGPRIPNTPAQEKCAGWLISNFRSWADTVYVQRTVVTGPKKEKLPCINIIASFNPAAKQRILLLAHWDTRPWADEDAFDKTKKLDGADDGASGVAVLMEAARQFRKQKPEAGVDILLVDVEDYGAKSDENSFCLGTQYWAKNPHIPGYKANYGILLDMVGGRGSQFFMEGSSKQYAAGPMKMFWDAANKLGYSDQFRYENNGAFITDDHIAVNTIANIPTFDIIALQANNNFAPHWHTTNDNMDVIDKKTLQAVGQTLLQVVYAQPFNY; from the coding sequence ATGCGTAAAGCTCTTATTGCGTTGACAGCGCTGGCCCTTACAGTCGGCGCCTGTCAGCCAAATGGAACCACAACAACAGATAATTCTAATGACAGCACCGGTGCAGGTAAAGTGGCGAGGATTGAAGCGCCGGTACCTGCTTTTCAGGTTGACTCGGCCTACGCGTACACTGCCAAGCAGGTAAGCTTCGGCCCAAGAATACCCAATACGCCGGCACAGGAAAAATGCGCCGGTTGGCTGATCAGCAATTTCCGCAGTTGGGCAGATACTGTTTATGTGCAGCGCACTGTTGTTACCGGGCCTAAGAAAGAGAAACTACCCTGTATTAATATCATTGCCAGCTTTAACCCGGCAGCGAAACAGCGTATATTGTTGCTGGCACATTGGGATACCCGTCCATGGGCAGATGAAGATGCTTTCGATAAAACCAAAAAACTTGATGGGGCCGATGATGGTGCCAGCGGAGTAGCTGTGCTGATGGAAGCAGCAAGACAGTTCCGGAAACAAAAACCGGAAGCAGGCGTGGATATATTGCTGGTTGATGTAGAGGATTACGGTGCAAAAAGCGATGAAAACTCGTTTTGCCTGGGTACCCAGTATTGGGCAAAAAACCCGCATATTCCGGGCTATAAAGCCAATTACGGCATATTGCTGGACATGGTGGGAGGCCGCGGGTCACAGTTTTTCATGGAAGGTTCTTCCAAACAATATGCCGCCGGCCCGATGAAGATGTTCTGGGATGCCGCCAATAAACTCGGCTATTCCGATCAGTTCCGTTATGAAAATAACGGTGCATTTATCACCGACGATCATATCGCTGTAAATACCATCGCCAACATTCCAACATTTGATATCATTGCCTTACAGGCGAATAACAACTTTGCTCCGCATTGGCACACCACTAACGACAATATGGATGTGATAGACAAGAAAACGTTGCAGGCGGTGGGCCAAACCCTGCTGCAGGTAGTTTATGCACAGCCATTCAATTACTAA
- a CDS encoding DNA-3-methyladenine glycosylase 2 family protein, with translation MATSKAVPELVPVHYVTHLSKDRKLQKIIDGPLTELGIRKNIALKLIGSIMSQQLSTKVADVIYGRFLELYGGKEPTPRQILDTPTTTLRNIGLSNAKVTYVHNVATFVIAEKLTDSRLKKMDNEEVIAYLTQIKGVGRWTVEMLLMFYLGREDVFAMDDWGLQQAMVKLYKLDRSDKKQFREKLKTISDKWAPYRTHACRYLWSWKDNTPDQS, from the coding sequence ATGGCAACATCCAAAGCAGTTCCGGAGCTTGTTCCGGTTCATTACGTGACTCATCTCAGCAAGGACAGAAAGCTTCAGAAAATAATTGACGGCCCGCTAACGGAGCTGGGCATACGAAAAAATATTGCCCTCAAACTGATCGGCTCTATCATGAGCCAGCAGCTATCGACCAAAGTGGCAGACGTCATCTATGGTCGGTTCCTGGAGCTTTATGGCGGTAAAGAACCTACTCCCCGGCAAATACTCGACACGCCGACTACCACACTGAGAAACATCGGCCTGTCTAACGCCAAAGTAACCTATGTACACAATGTAGCTACCTTTGTTATCGCTGAAAAGCTGACGGACAGCCGGCTGAAGAAGATGGATAATGAAGAAGTGATCGCCTATCTCACCCAGATCAAAGGAGTTGGCAGGTGGACAGTAGAAATGTTGCTGATGTTTTACCTGGGCAGGGAAGATGTATTTGCGATGGACGACTGGGGCCTGCAACAGGCAATGGTCAAACTTTACAAACTGGACCGCAGCGACAAAAAACAATTCCGGGAAAAACTGAAAACGATCTCCGACAAATGGGCGCCTTACCGGACACATGCCTGCCGGTATTTATGGTCCTGGAAAGATAATACGCCAGATCAATCCTGA